One Saccharopolyspora erythraea NRRL 2338 genomic region harbors:
- a CDS encoding acyl-CoA dehydrogenase family protein, with product MRDLNIDPALLLETPERSQLRHLLRDFFAETSSPEDIRKHVESARGHDEVQWRRLAAEIGVQCLVVPEEYGGAGYSFTELAVVLGEAGRALCCAPLLPTLALAVQALLLSGDDDARARYLPGIAEGETTATVAGFGDETEVVAEPARAGWILRGGADFVLDGHGADLVLVHARSPEGPRLLLWEAGTGGCTRTPRQVLDPTRRQARLEFTGAAATPVGEAGDRALDVMRRVLDIGRVALAVEQEGGCGHALDATVSYALQRKQFGRAIGSFQAVKHRLADLLVEVEAARSAAAYATACVTSASSDLPVAASTAKAVCSQAFRRAAAEYVQLHGGIGFTWEHPAHLYLRRARSSEVMLGTADDHLGRLADLLELQ from the coding sequence ATGCGGGACCTGAACATCGACCCTGCTCTGCTTCTGGAGACCCCCGAACGGTCGCAGTTGCGGCACCTGCTGCGGGACTTCTTCGCCGAGACCTCGTCCCCCGAGGACATCCGCAAGCACGTCGAGTCCGCGCGGGGACACGACGAGGTGCAGTGGCGGCGGCTGGCCGCCGAGATCGGCGTGCAGTGCCTGGTGGTCCCGGAGGAGTACGGCGGTGCCGGGTACTCGTTCACCGAGCTCGCGGTGGTGCTGGGCGAAGCCGGGCGCGCCCTGTGCTGCGCTCCTCTGCTGCCCACGCTCGCGCTCGCCGTGCAGGCGCTGCTGTTGAGCGGCGACGACGACGCCCGTGCGCGCTACCTGCCGGGGATCGCCGAGGGCGAGACCACCGCGACGGTGGCCGGTTTCGGCGACGAGACCGAGGTCGTCGCGGAGCCGGCACGGGCGGGTTGGATACTTCGCGGCGGCGCGGATTTCGTGCTGGACGGGCACGGGGCGGACCTGGTCCTGGTGCACGCCCGCTCGCCGGAGGGTCCCCGGCTGCTGCTGTGGGAGGCCGGCACGGGCGGGTGCACCCGGACGCCACGACAGGTGCTCGACCCGACTCGTCGCCAAGCGCGGCTGGAGTTCACCGGGGCGGCGGCGACGCCGGTCGGGGAGGCGGGTGATCGAGCGCTCGACGTCATGCGAAGGGTGCTCGACATCGGGCGAGTGGCGTTGGCGGTCGAACAGGAAGGTGGCTGCGGGCACGCGCTCGACGCCACCGTGTCGTACGCCCTGCAGCGCAAGCAGTTCGGGCGTGCGATCGGTTCGTTCCAGGCAGTGAAGCACCGGCTGGCCGATCTGCTGGTCGAGGTGGAGGCCGCCCGGTCGGCCGCCGCCTACGCCACCGCGTGCGTCACAAGCGCGTCATCGGATCTGCCGGTCGCGGCCAGCACGGCCAAGGCGGTGTGCTCCCAGGCGTTCCGGCGCGCCGCGGCCGAATACGTCCAGCTGCACGGCGGGATCGGGTTCACATGGGAGCACCCCGCGCACCTGTACCTCAGGCGGGCGCGTTCATCGGAGGTCATGCTCGGCACCGCCGACGATCACCTGGGCCGCCTCGCCGACCTACTCGAACTCCAGTGA
- a CDS encoding EthD domain-containing protein encodes MYNLVLLASRPPDWTHEQFIDWWRGEHAELTCRLPGLRAWRHTEIDSALESRSQGWDGVSVLSFDSEDDLRKALASPEWAAAVAQVGDMRGRRIAVMGHEREMYSG; translated from the coding sequence ATGTACAACCTCGTCCTGCTCGCTTCACGCCCGCCGGACTGGACGCACGAGCAGTTCATCGACTGGTGGCGAGGTGAACACGCCGAGCTGACCTGCCGTCTGCCCGGCCTGCGGGCGTGGCGGCACACCGAGATCGACTCAGCGCTGGAATCGCGGTCGCAGGGGTGGGACGGGGTGTCCGTGCTCAGCTTCGACAGCGAGGACGACCTGCGCAAGGCGTTGGCCAGTCCGGAGTGGGCGGCGGCCGTGGCCCAGGTCGGGGACATGCGTGGCCGGCGCATCGCGGTGATGGGCCACGAGCGGGAGATGTACTCCGGATGA
- a CDS encoding GMC family oxidoreductase: MGSDHSSDYIIVGAGSAGSALARRLVDAGRSVHVLEAGPVDSAEAIHSPQGWPTLLAGPQDWTVMTVPQKFADDRSLFWPRGKVLGGCSSLNGMIYMRGHSSDYDGWVAQGCTGWGWDDVRPLFLRSEDHLAGADAHHATGGPLPVSPITDPHPTSQAFVDAALAAGHKRNEDFNGEDMRGAGFNEMTVRDGRRMSAWQSFAAPILGHPALTVTTDALIDRVVVENGRAVGVEYVLGGERHVARAGAEVVLSAGTIDSPAILLRSGIGPAAHLRDLGIDVVENLAGVGENLHDHPLISVVYESTKPLPDGQANLLEAQFYADSTGWTGAAPDLQPLFLHLVYPAEGYEMPEHGYTIAAGLVAPKSRGTLRLASADPATPALVDPRILADPYDLEALCDAIEMSREVGAQQAFDQWRKREVAPGPEATTRDDIREFARRSVGTYHHQAGTCRMGVDELAVVDPDLRVRGIEGLRVADASIMPVVPSCNTNAPSIMIGEKAADLITA; encoded by the coding sequence ATGGGTTCTGACCACAGCAGCGACTACATCATCGTCGGGGCGGGTTCGGCCGGCAGCGCGCTGGCACGCCGGCTCGTCGACGCGGGCCGCTCCGTACACGTTCTGGAAGCCGGTCCGGTCGACAGCGCGGAGGCGATCCACAGCCCGCAGGGCTGGCCCACCCTGCTGGCCGGACCCCAGGACTGGACGGTGATGACCGTCCCGCAGAAGTTCGCCGACGACCGCTCGTTGTTCTGGCCCCGTGGCAAGGTCCTCGGCGGCTGCAGTTCCCTCAACGGCATGATCTACATGCGCGGGCACAGCAGCGACTACGACGGTTGGGTCGCGCAAGGCTGCACCGGCTGGGGCTGGGACGACGTCCGGCCGCTGTTCCTGCGATCGGAGGACCACCTGGCCGGTGCCGACGCCCATCACGCGACCGGCGGGCCGCTGCCGGTCAGCCCGATCACCGACCCGCACCCCACCTCGCAGGCGTTCGTCGACGCCGCCCTCGCCGCGGGCCACAAGCGCAACGAGGACTTCAACGGCGAGGACATGCGCGGTGCCGGCTTCAACGAGATGACCGTCCGCGACGGCCGCCGGATGAGCGCCTGGCAGAGCTTCGCCGCACCGATCCTCGGCCACCCGGCGCTGACCGTCACCACCGACGCCCTGATCGACCGGGTCGTCGTCGAGAACGGCCGCGCGGTCGGCGTCGAGTACGTCCTGGGCGGCGAGCGGCACGTCGCGCGCGCCGGCGCGGAGGTCGTCCTGTCCGCGGGCACCATCGACTCGCCCGCGATCCTGCTCCGCAGCGGCATCGGCCCGGCGGCCCACTTGCGCGACCTCGGCATCGACGTCGTCGAGAACCTCGCCGGTGTCGGCGAGAACCTGCACGACCACCCGCTGATCAGTGTCGTCTACGAGTCCACCAAGCCGCTCCCGGACGGGCAGGCGAACCTGCTGGAGGCCCAGTTCTACGCCGACAGCACCGGCTGGACCGGGGCCGCGCCGGACCTGCAGCCGCTGTTCCTGCACCTGGTGTACCCGGCCGAAGGCTACGAGATGCCCGAGCACGGCTACACCATCGCCGCGGGGCTCGTCGCGCCCAAGTCCCGGGGGACGCTGCGCCTGGCCTCGGCCGATCCCGCCACGCCGGCGCTGGTCGACCCGCGGATCCTCGCCGACCCGTACGACCTCGAGGCGCTGTGCGACGCGATCGAGATGAGCCGCGAGGTCGGCGCGCAGCAGGCCTTCGACCAGTGGCGCAAGCGCGAGGTCGCCCCGGGGCCGGAGGCGACCACGCGGGACGACATCCGCGAGTTCGCCCGCCGCTCGGTCGGGACCTACCACCACCAGGCCGGTACCTGCCGGATGGGCGTGGACGAACTCGCCGTCGTCGACCCGGACCTGCGGGTCCGCGGGATCGAAGGGCTGCGGGTCGCGGACGCTTCGATCATGCCGGTCGTGCCGTCCTGCAACACCAACGCTCCATCGATCATGATCGGCGAGAAGGCCGCGGACCTGATCACCGCCTAG
- a CDS encoding LysR family transcriptional regulator yields the protein MLVPEEIETFLAIARFGSLGAAAEALHASQSTVSYRLQALERRMGQRLVERARGDKRTTLSTAGANFLAVAERWEDLAEETRRIRNRHHVPVRIGAADAIAIHVLPPVLRELTEDPTAPRITVETATGPGVCDRVALSHLDVGFVFFERVHADLRVEPVATSEMRLFLARGSEAGAVDGHPVSLRELRLDREVRLPWGPDLLAWRQRFPWSEPLAEVAKAFALWPFLQAPDVWAVAPAFMAADLVQRTGCTVHPVVEEPPARTIYRITHRKPRATIAHAVRTVERTWARVASQVGRPGTGLHMLDSPEA from the coding sequence GTGCTGGTTCCCGAGGAGATCGAGACGTTCCTCGCGATCGCCCGCTTCGGCAGCCTCGGCGCGGCCGCCGAAGCGCTGCACGCCTCCCAGTCGACGGTGAGCTACCGGCTGCAGGCGCTGGAGCGCCGCATGGGGCAGCGACTGGTCGAACGCGCCCGCGGCGACAAGCGCACGACCCTGTCCACTGCCGGGGCGAACTTCCTCGCCGTCGCCGAGCGCTGGGAGGACCTGGCCGAGGAGACGCGGCGGATCCGCAACCGGCACCACGTCCCGGTGCGCATCGGGGCGGCCGACGCGATCGCGATCCACGTGCTTCCACCGGTGCTGCGCGAGCTGACGGAGGACCCCACCGCTCCTCGGATCACCGTGGAGACCGCCACCGGGCCCGGCGTGTGCGACCGGGTCGCGCTGAGCCATCTCGACGTCGGTTTCGTCTTCTTCGAACGCGTGCACGCCGACCTGCGCGTGGAGCCGGTCGCGACCAGCGAGATGCGGCTGTTCCTCGCGCGGGGCTCCGAGGCCGGTGCCGTAGACGGCCACCCCGTCTCGTTGCGGGAACTGCGACTCGACCGGGAGGTGCGGCTGCCCTGGGGTCCTGACCTGCTGGCATGGCGGCAACGTTTCCCCTGGTCCGAGCCGCTGGCCGAGGTCGCCAAGGCGTTCGCGCTCTGGCCCTTCCTGCAGGCACCCGACGTGTGGGCGGTCGCTCCGGCCTTCATGGCCGCGGACTTGGTGCAACGCACCGGCTGCACGGTCCACCCGGTGGTCGAAGAGCCACCCGCTCGCACCATCTACCGGATCACCCACCGCAAGCCCAGAGCGACCATCGCGCACGCCGTCCGGACCGTGGAACGCACCTGGGCACGGGTCGCGTCGCAGGTCGGCAGGCCCGGAACCGGCCTGCACATGCTCGACAGCCCAGAAGCCTGA
- a CDS encoding FAD-dependent oxidoreductase — protein sequence MSTSHESLLSPFTLAGRTLKNRIALTAHGDKLARDGRITERLIGHYERRAAGGAGLIVAGGSASVHPDAANPGMIALWNPENEPLLADLADRVTGHGAVLLCQASHRSIRESPMGRDPWLVAPSHGAAGGGYGAPDELGEFQIQDVLRAYAAAARRLHRCGFDGIEVTAFGSHLIEMFWSPVLNRRTDRYGGSPDNRLRFGREVLDAVASAVPDDFVVSFRMSGDALSTATGLSPADLLDIAGVMSGHPRIDLFSVSGGSGMTARGHAATVPTEAMSPACYNHLGRAFRQRVGQPVLVAGRVLDADLGERTISSGDADLVGMTRALIADPDLPARLAAGAADRVRPCIAINEGCRRVVVGHALACTVNPSVGEEGLDAFAAATAPRRIVVVGAGPAGLEAARIAATRGHAVTIHERTGRLGGQVRLASTVGNRPHLARHVDWLEGEMNRLGVETRLESELSPADVDRFVADGAEALVIATGSTAFVPPEAAGLDCPSVTEFELFDGTAELRAGARALVYDAEGHRRGADAALLLADRGLTVTLATPHESPLSHLEPPNRPELEQLLRASTVRILPDQQLAGAGDGRLLLRDAWTEEPIEPEAYQLVVFVGYRRPLGELHRHLSATAPELPVHVVGDAKAPRLLRNAISDGVRAGIAL from the coding sequence ATGTCCACCTCGCACGAATCACTGCTGAGTCCGTTCACGCTGGCGGGCCGCACCCTCAAGAACCGGATCGCGCTGACCGCACATGGCGACAAGCTCGCGCGGGACGGCCGGATCACGGAGCGGCTCATCGGTCACTACGAGCGGCGCGCTGCCGGCGGTGCGGGCCTGATCGTCGCAGGCGGCTCCGCGTCGGTGCACCCGGACGCCGCGAACCCCGGCATGATCGCGCTCTGGAACCCCGAGAACGAGCCGCTGCTGGCGGATCTGGCCGACCGGGTCACCGGCCACGGCGCGGTTCTGCTCTGCCAGGCTTCGCACCGCTCGATCCGGGAAAGCCCGATGGGGCGTGACCCGTGGCTGGTGGCCCCGTCGCATGGTGCGGCCGGCGGTGGGTATGGCGCACCGGACGAACTCGGGGAGTTCCAGATCCAGGACGTCCTGCGGGCCTACGCCGCGGCCGCGCGGCGGCTGCACCGCTGCGGGTTCGACGGCATCGAGGTCACGGCCTTCGGAAGCCACCTCATCGAGATGTTCTGGAGTCCGGTGCTGAACCGGCGCACCGACCGCTACGGCGGATCGCCGGACAACCGGCTGCGCTTCGGCCGCGAGGTGCTGGATGCGGTGGCCTCCGCCGTGCCCGACGACTTCGTCGTCTCCTTCCGGATGTCCGGGGACGCGCTTTCCACGGCTACCGGGCTCAGTCCCGCGGACCTGCTCGACATCGCCGGGGTGATGAGCGGCCATCCCCGGATCGACCTGTTCAGCGTCTCGGGCGGCAGCGGCATGACCGCCCGCGGCCACGCCGCGACCGTGCCCACCGAAGCCATGTCCCCTGCCTGCTACAACCACCTCGGCCGCGCTTTCCGACAGCGGGTCGGCCAGCCGGTTCTGGTCGCCGGGCGGGTTCTCGACGCCGACCTCGGCGAGCGGACCATTTCCTCCGGTGACGCGGATCTGGTCGGGATGACCCGCGCGCTCATCGCGGACCCCGACCTGCCTGCACGGCTGGCCGCCGGTGCCGCCGACCGGGTCCGGCCCTGCATCGCGATCAACGAGGGCTGCCGCCGTGTTGTGGTCGGTCACGCGCTGGCGTGCACGGTCAACCCGAGCGTGGGGGAGGAGGGCCTGGACGCCTTCGCCGCCGCGACCGCCCCTCGACGGATCGTCGTGGTGGGGGCGGGCCCTGCCGGTTTGGAAGCCGCCCGGATCGCCGCCACGCGAGGCCACGCGGTCACCATCCACGAGCGGACCGGTCGGCTTGGCGGTCAGGTGCGGTTGGCCTCCACGGTCGGCAACCGCCCGCACCTGGCCCGCCACGTCGACTGGCTGGAAGGCGAGATGAACCGGCTCGGAGTCGAGACCCGCCTGGAGTCCGAGCTGTCCCCGGCCGACGTCGACCGGTTCGTCGCCGACGGCGCGGAAGCCCTGGTCATCGCGACCGGCTCGACCGCGTTCGTGCCCCCGGAGGCCGCCGGCCTGGACTGTCCGTCGGTGACCGAGTTCGAGCTGTTCGACGGCACCGCGGAGCTGCGGGCCGGTGCGCGTGCACTGGTCTACGACGCCGAAGGACATCGACGAGGTGCCGACGCGGCCCTTTTGCTCGCCGACCGGGGACTGACCGTCACGCTCGCCACGCCGCACGAGTCCCCGCTGTCGCACCTCGAACCGCCCAACCGTCCCGAGCTGGAACAACTGCTGCGTGCTTCGACCGTGCGAATCTTGCCTGACCAGCAGCTCGCAGGGGCGGGCGACGGCCGGCTGCTGCTGCGTGATGCCTGGACGGAGGAACCGATCGAGCCCGAGGCATACCAACTCGTGGTGTTCGTCGGGTACCGGCGTCCGCTCGGCGAGCTCCACCGCCACCTGAGCGCGACGGCTCCTGAGCTGCCCGTCCACGTGGTCGGCGATGCCAAGGCGCCTCGCTTGCTCAGGAACGCCATCTCCGATGGTGTGCGGGCTGGGATCGCCCTGTAG
- a CDS encoding MFS transporter, with protein MTLLRAPAPARRLLLPIILSGTFVQLFSVTVMQVAVVDVQRDLGAGEGESQLVLTGYTLTYACSLIISARLGDRYGYRRMFVAGMALFTVASVGSAAAPEAWLLVAGRLAQGVGSGLVAPQILSIIQSALPASRRPAALSAYGATMAGASLAGPVLGGVLIQLNPLGLGWRAAMLVAVPVGVAALLLSPSLPSSRKGHGAKRVDPVGAVLSLLGLALLVLPLSVGRDAGWPMWTWVSLASALVLMTGFALSQRRVADPLVHPTTLAEPATRWGLGIVFVFNAGVPSFTLLLSMHLQGAQGWSELGTGLTITPYAVGALVGSGFANNLGKRFGPGILAASAVTMALVSLVVAAITGEDNLLWVLWLALFLGGTGFGVFTASAFTHVIARVRAEAATSVSGLLPTAQQLGGTLGVTLAGIAYSVPAASTDDALWHAMTYEAATFALAAVLTVGLTGGMAGRATRAAPPRPCPKTC; from the coding sequence GTGACGCTCCTGCGTGCACCGGCGCCGGCGCGACGACTCCTCCTACCGATCATCCTGTCCGGCACCTTCGTCCAGCTGTTCAGCGTCACGGTCATGCAGGTGGCCGTGGTCGACGTGCAGCGGGATCTCGGCGCCGGCGAAGGCGAGAGCCAGCTCGTTCTCACCGGCTACACGCTCACCTACGCCTGCTCGCTGATCATCTCGGCACGGCTGGGCGACCGGTACGGCTACCGGAGGATGTTCGTCGCCGGGATGGCGCTGTTCACCGTCGCCTCGGTCGGGTCGGCCGCGGCACCGGAAGCCTGGCTACTGGTTGCGGGCCGCCTCGCGCAGGGCGTCGGCAGCGGGCTCGTGGCACCCCAGATCCTGTCGATCATCCAGTCGGCGCTGCCCGCGAGCCGCCGGCCCGCCGCGCTGAGCGCCTACGGGGCGACCATGGCGGGGGCGTCGCTGGCGGGTCCGGTGCTCGGTGGTGTGCTGATCCAGCTCAACCCGCTGGGCTTGGGCTGGCGGGCCGCGATGCTGGTGGCAGTACCTGTCGGAGTCGCCGCCCTCCTGCTGTCACCGTCGCTGCCCTCCAGCCGGAAAGGGCATGGGGCGAAGCGCGTCGATCCGGTCGGCGCGGTCCTGAGCCTTCTGGGACTGGCCCTGCTGGTGCTGCCCCTGTCGGTAGGGCGCGACGCCGGGTGGCCGATGTGGACCTGGGTGAGTTTGGCGTCGGCATTGGTCTTGATGACCGGGTTCGCGTTGTCCCAGCGCAGGGTGGCGGACCCGCTCGTGCACCCCACCACGCTGGCCGAGCCCGCGACGAGATGGGGCTTGGGGATCGTCTTCGTCTTCAACGCGGGGGTGCCGTCCTTCACGCTGCTGCTGTCGATGCACCTGCAGGGAGCGCAGGGCTGGAGTGAACTCGGGACAGGGCTGACCATCACCCCGTACGCCGTCGGGGCTCTGGTCGGCAGCGGGTTCGCGAACAACCTGGGGAAGCGCTTCGGACCCGGGATCCTCGCCGCGTCCGCCGTCACGATGGCGTTGGTGTCCCTCGTCGTCGCGGCGATCACGGGTGAGGACAACCTGCTGTGGGTGCTCTGGCTCGCTCTGTTCCTGGGCGGAACCGGGTTCGGGGTGTTCACCGCCTCGGCGTTCACCCACGTCATCGCCAGAGTTCGCGCCGAGGCCGCCACATCCGTCTCGGGCCTGCTCCCGACCGCGCAGCAGCTCGGCGGGACGCTGGGCGTCACGCTCGCCGGTATCGCCTACTCGGTGCCCGCCGCCAGCACCGACGACGCGCTGTGGCACGCCATGACCTACGAGGCCGCGACGTTCGCCCTGGCCGCGGTCCTCACTGTCGGCCTGACCGGCGGGATGGCCGGTCGCGCAACTCGAGCGGCACCACCACGACCCTGCCCGAAGACCTGCTAG
- a CDS encoding alpha/beta fold hydrolase — MTRPSSSETVFLFVHGAWHSSLHWAETLRALALQDLAGIAIDLPGSGLGAPVPTGYFQPGQPGLATEKSALAEVTPAQITDVVLDALAAVRTRFRNVVLVAHSAGGAPASAAAERAPELVDHLVYLSSFVPAGRPRFSDYIEAEQNAGAVRIPPLGDPAELGAFRINPLSPDPADIDVIRRAFLNDLPATAPDTWRQFLHPDQPFTSVTTPVPVTPERWGRIARTFIRLTDDLALPLVTQDLMIDEANQVVPDLPLQVRTLPGGHSPFVTRPAELAAVLASVALQRTAR; from the coding sequence GTGACCCGTCCGTCCTCGTCCGAGACCGTCTTCCTGTTCGTCCACGGTGCCTGGCATTCCTCGCTGCACTGGGCGGAAACGCTGCGCGCCCTGGCACTCCAGGACCTCGCAGGCATCGCGATCGACCTGCCCGGCAGCGGGCTCGGCGCGCCGGTCCCCACCGGCTACTTCCAGCCCGGGCAGCCGGGACTCGCCACTGAGAAGTCGGCGCTGGCCGAGGTCACGCCGGCTCAGATCACCGACGTCGTGCTGGACGCGCTGGCCGCGGTCCGCACCCGGTTCCGCAACGTGGTGCTGGTCGCCCACAGCGCGGGCGGCGCCCCGGCCTCCGCCGCTGCCGAGCGGGCCCCCGAACTCGTCGACCACCTCGTGTACCTGTCCTCGTTCGTTCCCGCGGGCCGCCCCCGGTTCTCCGACTACATCGAGGCGGAACAGAACGCGGGCGCGGTCCGGATCCCGCCGCTCGGAGACCCGGCCGAGCTGGGTGCCTTCCGGATCAACCCGCTGTCGCCCGACCCCGCCGACATCGACGTCATCCGCCGAGCCTTCCTGAACGATCTCCCCGCGACCGCTCCGGATACCTGGCGGCAGTTCCTGCACCCGGACCAGCCGTTCACGAGCGTCACCACACCGGTACCGGTCACGCCCGAACGCTGGGGACGGATCGCCCGCACGTTCATCCGGCTGACCGACGACCTGGCGCTGCCGCTCGTCACCCAGGACTTGATGATCGACGAGGCCAACCAGGTGGTGCCGGACCTGCCGCTGCAGGTGCGCACCCTTCCTGGCGGCCACTCACCGTTCGTGACCCGGCCCGCGGAGCTCGCGGCGGTGCTCGCGAGCGTCGCCTTGCAGAGGACCGCCCGGTGA
- a CDS encoding LysR family transcriptional regulator, which produces MEARHLRYALALAEHQHFGRAAASLGIAQPPLSTQIAALEREVGERLFDRTSRGVLPTAAGEAFLTRARSALAEMRLAQVDAGRAARGETGRLRIGFIGSALLDPLPGVLGRFRRTHPQVRLSLQELDTPTGTAALLAGELDVAVGRGSPRGTGAEDLVTVPIGADHLVAVVSAAHPFAGRPSIDVEQLGREPLVVSPDAASSYLRPVFGPDPAVLDGATMARDIHTIAGLAACCVGVGLGPHRMRLIARDDIRFCDVEPRFRLPDLHMSFRVTDRSPVLAAFLSVVRRNCAEVGSRLDELLARHPSAVADMAGG; this is translated from the coding sequence GTGGAAGCCCGTCACCTCCGCTACGCGCTCGCGCTCGCCGAGCACCAGCATTTCGGCCGCGCGGCGGCGTCGCTGGGGATCGCCCAGCCTCCGTTGTCGACGCAGATCGCCGCTTTGGAACGAGAGGTCGGCGAGCGGCTGTTCGACCGCACCTCCCGCGGGGTGCTGCCGACCGCCGCCGGAGAAGCCTTCCTCACCCGGGCGCGCAGTGCACTCGCCGAGATGAGACTCGCGCAGGTCGACGCGGGGAGGGCGGCGCGCGGGGAGACCGGGCGGCTGCGGATCGGGTTCATCGGGTCCGCGCTGCTCGACCCGCTGCCGGGAGTGCTCGGCCGGTTCCGCCGCACCCACCCGCAGGTCCGGCTCTCGCTCCAGGAGCTCGACACCCCCACGGGGACGGCGGCCCTTCTGGCCGGCGAGCTCGACGTTGCCGTCGGTCGGGGCAGCCCTCGCGGCACCGGAGCGGAGGACCTGGTCACCGTGCCGATCGGCGCGGATCATCTGGTGGCCGTGGTGTCCGCGGCGCATCCCTTCGCCGGGCGCCCGTCCATCGATGTCGAGCAGTTGGGCCGGGAGCCGCTCGTGGTCAGCCCGGACGCGGCGAGCTCCTACCTGAGACCGGTGTTCGGGCCGGACCCGGCCGTCCTCGACGGCGCCACGATGGCGCGCGACATCCACACGATCGCCGGGCTCGCCGCGTGCTGCGTCGGGGTCGGGCTCGGCCCGCACCGCATGCGGCTGATAGCCCGCGACGACATCCGGTTCTGCGACGTCGAACCCCGGTTCCGGCTGCCGGATCTGCACATGTCCTTCCGCGTGACCGATCGGTCGCCGGTGCTGGCGGCGTTCCTGTCCGTCGTGCGCCGCAACTGCGCGGAGGTCGGTTCACGCCTCGACGAACTGCTCGCTCGGCACCCGTCTGCCGTTGCCGACATGGCCGGCGGCTGA
- a CDS encoding NmrA family NAD(P)-binding protein, giving the protein MYAVLGATGLNGGQAAAALRRRRLAVRAVVRDESRGGALREMGCELAVADIADLDSLAAACTGVNGVFVMLPTHYDATDVLATYDRQIEKITAALEIAKPPHVVALSAEGSEIPQGTGLILTTRALEAALRDTGLPTTVLRCPQFMENWRYAIEPARRDGVFPSFLTPLERKIRMVSAIDVGEAIADALEDPAESTRIRFITGPHDYSPADTAHVLSDLLARDVHAVEVARSEWMGLFTGISGCSPDAAHLLTDMYDAFNAGKLGVEPGAGKELTGSTTLEHALAECLATTTG; this is encoded by the coding sequence ATGTACGCGGTGCTCGGAGCGACCGGACTCAACGGTGGGCAGGCAGCGGCGGCGCTGCGCCGACGACGGCTCGCGGTGCGCGCCGTGGTCCGCGACGAGAGCCGCGGCGGGGCGCTGCGTGAGATGGGCTGCGAGCTCGCCGTCGCCGACATCGCCGATCTCGACAGCCTCGCCGCCGCCTGCACCGGCGTGAACGGCGTGTTCGTCATGCTGCCGACGCACTACGACGCAACCGATGTCCTCGCGACCTACGACCGCCAGATCGAAAAGATCACCGCGGCCCTCGAGATCGCGAAACCGCCGCACGTGGTCGCGCTCTCGGCCGAAGGCTCCGAGATCCCGCAGGGCACCGGCCTGATCCTGACCACGCGAGCACTGGAGGCAGCACTTCGCGACACCGGACTGCCGACCACGGTCCTGCGCTGCCCGCAGTTCATGGAGAACTGGCGGTACGCCATCGAGCCGGCTCGCCGCGACGGCGTGTTCCCCAGCTTCCTGACCCCGCTGGAGCGGAAGATCCGCATGGTCTCCGCGATCGACGTCGGCGAAGCGATCGCGGACGCGCTCGAGGACCCCGCGGAATCGACGCGGATCCGGTTCATCACCGGCCCGCACGACTACTCACCCGCGGACACGGCGCACGTGCTGTCCGACCTCCTCGCCCGCGACGTGCACGCGGTCGAAGTGGCGCGCAGCGAGTGGATGGGACTGTTCACCGGCATCTCGGGATGCAGCCCGGACGCGGCACACCTGCTGACCGACATGTACGACGCGTTCAACGCGGGCAAGCTCGGCGTGGAACCCGGTGCCGGAAAGGAACTCACCGGATCCACCACGCTGGAACATGCGCTCGCCGAATGCCTCGCCACAACCACGGGTTGA
- a CDS encoding GAF and ANTAR domain-containing protein, protein MADKTDYYDLASAARRLGGTPDVEATLRAITQAAVATVPGADCAGISWVERRRVTAQAPTHELVAYCDQLQTKLGEGPCLQAIRSQDTVVVEDLTVDQRWPEFAAHAVERGVRSMLSFRLFVARETLGALNLYSCSPGRFGENARIVGELFAAHAAVVVSGKRREDQLSQALLTRDVIGQAKGILMERYGITAEQAFDRLIAASQAANMKLREVAAKLASREGPDLTA, encoded by the coding sequence ATGGCAGACAAGACCGACTACTACGACTTGGCTTCGGCGGCGCGCCGGCTCGGCGGCACGCCCGACGTGGAGGCCACTCTCCGGGCGATCACGCAGGCCGCGGTGGCCACGGTGCCCGGGGCCGATTGCGCGGGGATCAGCTGGGTGGAGCGCCGCCGGGTGACTGCGCAGGCCCCGACGCATGAGCTGGTGGCCTATTGCGACCAGTTGCAGACCAAGCTCGGCGAGGGACCGTGCCTGCAGGCGATCCGCTCGCAGGACACGGTGGTCGTCGAGGACCTGACCGTTGATCAGCGGTGGCCCGAGTTCGCCGCGCATGCGGTCGAGCGAGGGGTGCGCAGCATGCTCTCGTTCCGGCTGTTCGTGGCACGGGAGACCTTGGGGGCGCTCAACCTCTACTCGTGCAGCCCCGGCCGGTTCGGTGAGAACGCGCGGATCGTCGGTGAGCTGTTCGCCGCACACGCCGCGGTGGTGGTCTCCGGCAAGCGCCGCGAGGACCAGCTCAGCCAGGCGCTGCTGACGCGCGATGTGATCGGCCAGGCCAAGGGCATCCTCATGGAGCGCTACGGCATCACCGCCGAGCAGGCCTTCGACCGGCTCATCGCGGCCTCGCAGGCGGCCAACATGAAACTGCGCGAGGTGGCCGCCAAGCTCGCCAGCCGTGAAGGACCGGACTTGACGGCATGA